In Rhodococcus qingshengii JCM 15477, the sequence CGGAGCATTGGTCCTGGCGGGTGGCCTTATCGGTTGCACCGAGAAAGAAGAAGTTCAGTACGTCTACCCCTCGACTACGAATCCCCCGGAACCTGGAATCTGGACCACCTGGTTGACGGATGATCTCTACACACGGCTCGGAGAGATCTCTGTGAAGACCAATTTCGGACGGATGGGTGAGGTGGGAGCTAAACCTGTTCTTCTCGACACCGTCACCTACCAGGTAATCTCTAACTGCGGCGATGTCACGCGCCAGATCGCGAGTTGGGACGGATTGATCTCAGATACTCAGCAACACACCAGGGGCCTTGACCCCGTGTGATGGACACGCTTGATCCTGGTCTCAGACCAGGGAAAGCGAGAAGATCTAACCCGATGACCAAAAAGAATTACACCGAAGAGTTCCGCCGCGACGCAGTCGAGCTGTACCGCGATACCGACGGTGCGACCGTGGCCGGGATCGCCGCCGATCTCGGCATATCCCACGGCTCCCTGACCACATGGCTGAGAAATGCGGGTATCCAGATCCGCAGACACGGCACCAGCAGTGCACCGCGGCCAGACCCCGGCGAAACACCAGAGCAGGAAGCCGCCAGGCTCCGCGCCGAGGTCGCACACCTGCGAGCGGAGAAAACCAAGCTCGAGACCGAGCGAGACATCCTGCGGTCGGCGGCCAAATATTTCGCCGGAGAGACGAATTGGTGAACCGCTTCCAATTTGTTGCAGACCACTCCGACACCTACCCGGTGAAGCGGTTATGCCAGGTCATCGATATCGCTCGCTCGTCGTACTACGCGTGGATCAACGCCGCCGACACGCGGGCTGCCCGCGCCGCTGCCGACGTCGAACTCGCCGAGAAGATCCGCGCCATCCACAAAGTGGACAACACCTACGGGCGGCCCCGGATCACCGCCGAGATCAATCACGGACAACCCGGCGGCCAACGGATCAATCACAAACGGATCGGACGGGTCATGTGCGAGAACAACATCGAGGGCCTGCGACTGCGCCGAAAACACCGCACCACCATCGCAGAACCAGCCGACACTGCGTCCCCGGACCTGCTCAACCGTGATTTCACCGCAGCCGCACCGAACACCAGATACGTCGGCGACATCACGTACTTGCCTTGCGGGGACAGTGAGTGCTTGTATTTGGCCACGGTGATCGACTGTTTCTCCCGCCGACTGGTCGGGTGGTCGATCGCCGAGCACATGCGCACCGAACTCGTCGAGAACGCTTTGAGTGCCGCAGCACTGACCCGCGGCGGTCTTGCCGGTGCAGTGTTCCACGCCGATCACGGAAGTCAGTACACCTCAAAGGGTTTCGCGATGCTCTGCGCGAAGTTGGATGTCGCGCAATCGATGGGAGCGGTGGGCACGAGCGCCGACAATGCCCTGGCCGAGTCATTCAACGCGACACTCAAACGGGAGACCCTGCAAGGCGCAGCCCGCTGGGAATCACCTCGGGCAGCGCGGCTGGCGGTGTTCCGGTGGATCACCCGCTACAACACCCGGCGTCGGCACTCGTACTGCGACTATCTCAGTCCTGCCGACTACGAAAACGCCCACACATCCGATAGCCTGCAGCAAGCCGCGTAATCACAAACCCCGTGTCCAGCTTCCGGGGTCAAGGCCCCAGCCTAAATGACGAAGACGTGGTCACGTTCTATAACTTCGTCCGAGACGAGATCTGCCCCAATGTTGATCCAAACAAACTGAATTGAACCCGCGCCTAGGTCACGGCTGGGCTCCGCCGCGCACGTACAGCGGCTTTGTTCAGAAGATGCTCATTCGGTATTGCATCGAGGACTCGGCTCTCCAGCAATTGCGCCGATGGGCCGTCCTCAGTCTCGGAAACCGAAAACTGGATGTTCCGCCGTTCCATCGCGAGCTTCATCCACTGGACCGCTGTTCGAGGGTTTCCAGATTCGATGTCCGCCAGGCGTTCCCGCACGAACTCCGCGTCCGCAAGAGCCAAATCCGCGAGAACGGCACCGAGTCCGTTCAGATCGTTGCCCAGTCTGTATTCATCCAACCGCTCCCTCACGCCTCGCTGGTGGGCCTCGCCAACATAGAAGATGTGGCCTGTATCGGCGTACCGGGCGACATGTACCCCTGGCCGGCGTGGGCTGACCTCTGCACGTACGACGTTCAAGGGAAGCCATGCAGTCCACGAGGCCAGTGCGTCGAGAGCATCGCTGCAGTTCTCCATGCGGCAAAGCTACCGCTCTCACCGTTCATCTGACTGAGTGAACACGCGACGATCGGATTCTGGGCTCGCGATTGCATGGCGACGCCACAACTGAGCCGGCTCAGCGGTAGGTAGATTTCGTTCGAGCGCAACGTCGATCACGATCGATTACTATCTCCCACAATCGATTCTGACGAATCAGTATACGAGAATCGACTCGAACTAGCTCGACGTTCTCATAGTCGCTCATAGTCGCAGTGAAGCCCATCGCCTGAATCAATCGCTGATCGTTTCAAACTAGCTTTCGGTTCGTAAGCCCCATTCCCAGCTCGCTACGGCCGAAGTCGGCAACTCGACCGACAACGCCCTCGGGATGGGTTTCCTCGCGGCTTCGATGCTCAGCCCCGACCACTGGCTCAGCTGGCCTCGTTATGGGACTATTTGCTTATCCACTGTCCCACAATCCCGGGTTGAGGCAATCAACCTATGGCGTGAAGTGTGGCGCTCAAGATCGGTAGAAATCCGCAGTGCACAGAACCCATCAATTATCTGGTGTGCGGCCCATCTATGGTCGATGATTGGACTCAACAATTGCGCTCGACCCAAAACCTGATGGAGGGTCAGCTGGTCGACCGGCCGGTCACAAATTAGATGGTAAGAGGTTCCTGACCGGTACAGATCCCCTGAAAGTCCGAGCGCCCCAGCCACATCAACTGCTGTTTGGTCGCTAGAATAATCAGCGTGAATAGCGAAGTCCAACATGGGGAGATGAAGGGGAACGGTGTCCGTTCGCCCAGTGATGCGCGACGTAATTGAGACGACCGTTCGAGCAGGTAAACTCTGGAACGCACCGTCGACTAATAGGCTGACAAACTCGTCGACCGAAAGTGCATCTTGCTGCTCCGCGGCACTATGCTGCAGAGCTCGGCGAATGAGCGCGATCCGGGTATCATCGCTCGCCTTGGTGACTGAAGAAAGAACAAAATCCCAAAACCCGAACCCACGCTCTCGGTGTTCAGCTCGGGCAGCGGCCGTGAGACCGCGCGCTTCTTCGGAGATTTCACGTCCGCGCAGTGAGGAACCCCGCGCGACGGTAACCAAATTAACTTCACCGACTCCTGCATTCGCTAACAAGCTCGGGAGCATATCCTCGAGGCCCAGCGACTCCTCCCGGCACAGTTCCCAGTGAGAACTGGTGTCAACGAACTTCATAGTCATGACCACTCCCCTACGATTGGGCTTGAAGTCCAATCGAATCGTCTCGCTGCCTGGCGATCCCACATCTCGCGAGCCTGTTCGTGGTATCCCGTGTTCACACGTCGAGCAACAACAAAAGCTCCCACTACGTGATGACCCGCGGCGGCCAGCGCAAGTGCAGCACTGTTAATCCGTGCACCGGTGGTGTAGACATCATCGACCAAGTAAATCTGCTGAGGTCCGCAGTCCTCGCCCGAGTCATTGACGACATATGCGTCAACTGCGGGTCGCCGGAAATCAAGCAATCCTGGACCTCTTCGAAGGAGGGTGCGCACCGGTACGTCGAGCGGCATTTTACGCAAGAGCGCCTCAAGCGGGTGTGGCGATGGCCGCTTGGTGGAAGGCACAACGACGATGCAATCGATCCCTCCGCTGCGTGCGTCGATGCGTGCTCCATAATCGTGAATGTATCGTCCGATAAGTGCTTCGACGATCGGCTCGTACTCGGCGACGTACGGCTCATCTAAATCCTCGAGTCGGCCCTTGTAGCGGGTCAGCCAGTCGCGCAAATTCGAAGGTTTTTGATATAGCGAAATGACGTCGAGAGGCACGGGCGACGTTTCGAGTTTCGTTCTTACATCTTGGCAATTACTACACTCAGTTGCGGGTAGTGAATCATTCCATGTTCGACAGCGCAAACAAATACCCTGTCCTACGCCCGGAGGCGCCACAAGTTCGTCGACGAGACTGTTAGACCGAGCAACGATATCCTCGATCCCCCCGGTGAGCTTCAATTTGACCTCTCGATTTTGGCCACGACTTGCTCAACAGATGAAACAAACGACGCCAGACCTCGATTTGCCAAATCCTGCGCCCAGTCTTCGCTGGCGAGCGACGGCGCCCACATCAATGCGCTTCGACCAAACGCAATCGCTTGTTCGATCTCATGCCTACTTCCACTTCGTTCACGGCCATCCATGACGAGACTGACGTCGGTTAGCGCCGCAATAACGGAATTACGCCTTAAGAAGGTTGTCCCTGTTCTAGGTGCCGACGGAGCAAACTGTGACAGCACAGTACCGGACTCTCGAATCTGCTCAGCGAGGTCGATGTTCTCCTCGGGGAAGACCCTATCTATCCCTGTGCCCATCACAGCGATGGTGGTCCCACCGACGTCGAGGGCACCACGATGGGCTGCTGCATCAACTCCGGCTGCGAGTCCGGACACCACGACGAGACCGCGACTAGCTAGGTCCGCTGCCAAACTCCGCGTTGTAACCAACACATCGTCCGGTGCCGACCGACTACCCACTATCGCCAGCGCACTCCCAGTAGGCACTGCTCCTGTCGCGAACAACAGTGGTGGAGCGTCCCAGCACTCGGCAAGTTTAGCGGGGTACTCCGGCGTTCCGGCGACGAGTGCAATCGCTGAGCCTACCTGGTGCAGTCGATCCACAGCTTTAAACCAGTGGTCCACGCGTCCGAGATCGAGATTCTCGACAAGGTAGGTAACCAGAGGCGAAAGGCCTGACGAAGGACGCACACCAAGTAGCGCAGCCCGTTCGTCGGGGTCACGCAATATAGCGGTTAGATCGCGAGGCTCCGCGGGGAGAAGCTCAAGTGCCGCCAACACCGTACTGGCGTCCTTGATGGTGTCGGTATCCATGCTTCTGACTGTATTGCACCTCTACGACATATTCGAAGGTGTCGAAGCGGATGAGTCACCGCTGGTACATCGCCTGCTTGAGGAGGGTATACGCTGCCCGCGCGGCTACCACGTAATTGCCATCACCCAGCCTCCTCCACACATCTAAGTCTGTTGGACGGCCACCGAGATCCGGGGGCTGGGTGCCGACTTCCTCCCAGTACGCGCGCGCCGCCCCGCCAGAAGCAGCAACAGGTATTACACCCACGCCACGCTCACGCGCCCATCGAATCTCCTCAGCTGTTCGACGTCCACCACACACGGCAACCAACGCACGACAATCATCGAGAAGCCCACCCACTAGTTGCTCGCGCTCCAAACTCGTGTAAACGGCGGTTCCGATGCGCTCGTCCATCCTCGGAGGGGGCTCCTGCTTAGAGCGGAAATGGAAGGTCAAGAGGTGTGGATCGTAGGTATCTTCCGCGCGACGAGCCCGGGCTACGTCGCGGGTGATTTGCCAACCCGCTGGACCGCCCAGCGATGTCAGCAACCA encodes:
- a CDS encoding IS3 family transposase (programmed frameshift), with translation MTKKNYTEEFRRDAVELYRDTDGATVAGIAADLGISHGSLTTWLRNAGIQIRRHGTSSAPRPDPGETPEQEAARLRAEVAHLRAEKTKLETERDILRSAAKYFGRRDELVNRFQFVADHSDTYPVKRLCQVIDIARSSYYAWINAADTRAARAAADVELAEKIRAIHKVDNTYGRPRITAEINHGQPGGQRINHKRIGRVMCENNIEGLRLRRKHRTTIAEPADTASPDLLNRDFTAAAPNTRYVGDITYLPCGDSECLYLATVIDCFSRRLVGWSIAEHMRTELVENALSAAALTRGGLAGAVFHADHGSQYTSKGFAMLCAKLDVAQSMGAVGTSADNALAESFNATLKRETLQGAARWESPRAARLAVFRWITRYNTRRRHSYCDYLSPADYENAHTSDSLQQAA
- a CDS encoding DNA-processing protein DprA, translated to MDTDTIKDASTVLAALELLPAEPRDLTAILRDPDERAALLGVRPSSGLSPLVTYLVENLDLGRVDHWFKAVDRLHQVGSAIALVAGTPEYPAKLAECWDAPPLLFATGAVPTGSALAIVGSRSAPDDVLVTTRSLAADLASRGLVVVSGLAAGVDAAAHRGALDVGGTTIAVMGTGIDRVFPEENIDLAEQIRESGTVLSQFAPSAPRTGTTFLRRNSVIAALTDVSLVMDGRERSGSRHEIEQAIAFGRSALMWAPSLASEDWAQDLANRGLASFVSSVEQVVAKIERSN